A genomic stretch from Heterodontus francisci isolate sHetFra1 chromosome 23, sHetFra1.hap1, whole genome shotgun sequence includes:
- the LOC137382707 gene encoding calcium release-activated calcium channel protein 1-like — protein sequence MSLNEHSMQALSWRKLYLSRAKLKASSRTSALLSGFAMVAMVEVQLESTHNYPQGLLIAFSACTTVLVAVHLFALMISTCILPNIEAVSNVHNLNSVHESPHERMHRHIELAWAFSTVIGTLLFLAEVVLLCWVKFLPLNKNPVVNNGNNSLTSITPGEAAAITSTTIMVPFGLIFIIFAVHFYRSLVSHKTERVERELDVLAQLQDQLDRGHPTSSHFG from the exons ATGAGTTTGAACGAGCACTCGATGCAGGCTCTGTCCTGGAGGAAGCTTTATCTGAGCAGAGCCAAACTCAAAGCCTCCAGCAGGACGTCAGCTTTATTGTCGGGTTTCGCTATG GTAGCCATGGTGGAGGTGCAGCTTGAATCAACCCACAATTACCCACAAGGTCTCTTGATAGCCTTCAGTGCCTGCACAACTGTGCTAGTTGCAGTACACCTTTTTGCTCTCATGATAAGCACTTGTATTCTTCCAAATATAGAGGCTGTCAGCAACGTTCATAATCTCAATTCTGTTCATGAATCACCCCATGAGCGCATGCACAGGCATATTGAACTTGCATGGGCTTTCTCCACAGTCATTGGGACCTTGCTTTTTCTTGCAGAAGTTGTGCTACTTTGTTGGGTTAAGTTTCTTCCATTAAATAAGAATCCTGTGGTTAATAACGGAAATAATAGTTTGACATCGATAACACCTGGAGAAGCTGCAGCAATTACATCCACAACGATTATGGTACCCTTTGGATTAATTTTCATCATCTTTGCAGTTCACTTTTATCGATCATTGGTAAGCCACAAAACAGAGAGAGTTGAAAGAGAATTGGATGTACTTGCACAACTGCAGGATCAGCTGGACAGAGGGCACCCTACTAGTTCTCATTTTGGATAA